One genomic region from Motacilla alba alba isolate MOTALB_02 chromosome 5, Motacilla_alba_V1.0_pri, whole genome shotgun sequence encodes:
- the WEE1 gene encoding wee1-like protein kinase isoform X1, with amino-acid sequence MSFLSLQRAAPPRRVSARRAAAPIRQKLLFLSGHSDCEEEEEEEEEEGCGSSSANSTGEDSAFQEADSPLSAARTPARSDPPLLEEEEEEEMEPAAAPLPDEGDSWEEEGFGSSPVKSPGAYFLLDSPSPLAPHKGRRCCERSPPHPAAGGYRGARGEEPGSPLPDYPGTPPHKTLRKLRLFDTPHTPKSLLSKAQGLGSSSVKLRGGSLFMNVGKSEKQEEDFRQTPHVNINPFTPDSMFLHNSEGKCRRRKRIHWNDSCGEDMEPSDGEPEEETMRPAKRITITESNMKSRYATEFHELEKIGSGEFGSVFKCVKRLDGCIYAIKRSKKPLAGSVDEQNALREVYAHAVLGQHSHVVRYYSAWAEDDHMLIQNEYCNGGSLADAISENYRNMRYFTEPELKDLLLQVARGLKYIHSMSLVHMDIKPSNIFISRTSVPSITLEEGDDDDWSSDRVIFKIGDLGHVTRVSSPQVEEGDSRFLANEVLQENYTHLPKADIFALALTVVCAAGAEPLPTNGDQWHEIRQGKLPRLPQVLSQELLDLLKVMINPDPEKRPSAVALVKHSVLLSAAKKSAEQLRIELNAEKFKNSLLQKELKKAQLAKAAAEERALFTDRMTTRSTTQNRPSRLIGKKMNRSLSLTIY; translated from the exons ATGAGCTTCCTCAGCCTGCAGCGGGCGGCGCCGCCGCGGCGCGTCTCggcccggcgggcggcggccccgATCCGGCAGAAGCTGCTGTTCCTGAGCGGCCACAGCGActgcgaggaggaggaggaagaggaggaggaggaaggctgcggcagcagcagcgccaaCAGCACCGGCGAGGACTCGGCGTTCCAGGAGGCGGACTCGCCGCTCTCGGCCGCGCGCACCCCGGCGCGGAGCGACCCGcccctgctggaggaggaggaggaggaggagatggagccggcggcggcgccgctGCCGGACGAGGGGGACTcgtgggaggaggagggcttCGGCTCCTCGCCGGTCAAGTCGCCCGGAGCCTATTTCCTGCTCGACTCGCCCTCGCCGCTGGCCCCGCACAAGGGCCGGCGCTGCTGCGAGCGCTCCCCGCCGCACCCGGCGGCCGGCGGGTaccgcggggcgcggggcgagGAGCCCGGCTCGCCGCTGCCCGACTACCCGGGCACGCCGCCGCACAAGACCCTGCGCAAGCTGCGCCTGTTCGACACGCCGCACACGCCCAAG agtTTGCTTTCTAAAGCACAAGGTTTAGGCTCCAGCTCAGTCAAACTTCGAGGGGGCTCGCTGTTTATGAATGTTGGGAAATCAGAGAAGCAAGAAGAAGATTTTAGACAAACACCTCATGTGAACATCAATCCCTTCACTCCCGACTCCATGTTCCTTCACAACTCTGAAGGCAAATGTCGTAGGAGGAAGAGGATACACTGGAATGA CTCTTGTGGAGAGGATATGGAACCAAGTGATGGAGAGCCTGAAGAGGAAACCATGAGACCTGCGAAG AGGATAACAATAACAGAAAGTAACATGAAGTCACGGTATGCAACTGAATTCCATGAATTGGAGAAGATTGGGTCTGGTGAATTTGGCTCTGTGTTTAAGTGTGTCAAGAGGCTGGATGGCTGCATCTACGCAATAAAACGATCCAAGAAACCCCTGGCTGGCTCAGTGGACGA GCAGAATGCTTTAAGAGAGGTCTATGCACATGCAGTTCTGGGACAGCATTCTCATGTAGTGAGGTACTACTCTGCATGGGCAGAAGATGATCACATGCTTATACAGAATGAATATTGCAATG GTGGCAGTTTAGCAGATGCCATAAGTGAAAATTACAGGAATATGCGTTACTTTACTGAACCAGAACTGAAGGACTTGCTGCTTCAAGTGGCTCGAGGTTTAAAGTACATTCATTCAATGTCCCTGGTACACATGGATATCAAACCTA GTAACATTTTCATATCTAGAACATCAGTCCCGAGTATAACTCTAGAGGAAGGCGATGATGATGACTGGTCATCTGACAGAGTCATATTTAAAATAG GTGACCTGGGCCATGTAACTCGAGTCTCTAGTCCTCAAGTGGAAGAAGGTGACAGCCGTTTCCTTGCAAATGAAGTCCTACAAGAG aaCTACACTCACTTGccaaaagcagatatttttgcTCTCGCTCTGACTGTTGTCTGTGCTGCTGGCGCTGAACCACTTCCAACCAATGGGGACCAGTGGCATGAAATTCGGCAAGGAAAGCTGCCCAGACTACCACAAGTGCTTTCTCAAGAGTTACTAGACTTGCTAAAA gttATGATTAATCCTGATCCTGAGAAAAGGCCTTCGGCTGTGGCACTCGTGAAGCATTCGGTGCTTCTCTCCGCCGCAAAAAAGAGCGCGGAGCAGCTCCGGATAGAGCTGAACGCTGAAAAATTCAAGAACTCCCTCTTGCAAAA AGAGCTGAAGAAGGCGCAGCTGGCGAAGGCGGCGGCCGAGGAGCGCGCGCTGTTCACGGACAGGATGACCACGCGGTCCACGACGCAGAACCGCCCGTCGCGGCTCATCGGGAAGAAGATGAACCGCTCCCTGAGCCTCACCATCTACTGA
- the WEE1 gene encoding wee1-like protein kinase isoform X2, with the protein MNVGKSEKQEEDFRQTPHVNINPFTPDSMFLHNSEGKCRRRKRIHWNDSCGEDMEPSDGEPEEETMRPAKRITITESNMKSRYATEFHELEKIGSGEFGSVFKCVKRLDGCIYAIKRSKKPLAGSVDEQNALREVYAHAVLGQHSHVVRYYSAWAEDDHMLIQNEYCNGGSLADAISENYRNMRYFTEPELKDLLLQVARGLKYIHSMSLVHMDIKPSNIFISRTSVPSITLEEGDDDDWSSDRVIFKIGDLGHVTRVSSPQVEEGDSRFLANEVLQENYTHLPKADIFALALTVVCAAGAEPLPTNGDQWHEIRQGKLPRLPQVLSQELLDLLKVMINPDPEKRPSAVALVKHSVLLSAAKKSAEQLRIELNAEKFKNSLLQKELKKAQLAKAAAEERALFTDRMTTRSTTQNRPSRLIGKKMNRSLSLTIY; encoded by the exons ATGAATGTTGGGAAATCAGAGAAGCAAGAAGAAGATTTTAGACAAACACCTCATGTGAACATCAATCCCTTCACTCCCGACTCCATGTTCCTTCACAACTCTGAAGGCAAATGTCGTAGGAGGAAGAGGATACACTGGAATGA CTCTTGTGGAGAGGATATGGAACCAAGTGATGGAGAGCCTGAAGAGGAAACCATGAGACCTGCGAAG AGGATAACAATAACAGAAAGTAACATGAAGTCACGGTATGCAACTGAATTCCATGAATTGGAGAAGATTGGGTCTGGTGAATTTGGCTCTGTGTTTAAGTGTGTCAAGAGGCTGGATGGCTGCATCTACGCAATAAAACGATCCAAGAAACCCCTGGCTGGCTCAGTGGACGA GCAGAATGCTTTAAGAGAGGTCTATGCACATGCAGTTCTGGGACAGCATTCTCATGTAGTGAGGTACTACTCTGCATGGGCAGAAGATGATCACATGCTTATACAGAATGAATATTGCAATG GTGGCAGTTTAGCAGATGCCATAAGTGAAAATTACAGGAATATGCGTTACTTTACTGAACCAGAACTGAAGGACTTGCTGCTTCAAGTGGCTCGAGGTTTAAAGTACATTCATTCAATGTCCCTGGTACACATGGATATCAAACCTA GTAACATTTTCATATCTAGAACATCAGTCCCGAGTATAACTCTAGAGGAAGGCGATGATGATGACTGGTCATCTGACAGAGTCATATTTAAAATAG GTGACCTGGGCCATGTAACTCGAGTCTCTAGTCCTCAAGTGGAAGAAGGTGACAGCCGTTTCCTTGCAAATGAAGTCCTACAAGAG aaCTACACTCACTTGccaaaagcagatatttttgcTCTCGCTCTGACTGTTGTCTGTGCTGCTGGCGCTGAACCACTTCCAACCAATGGGGACCAGTGGCATGAAATTCGGCAAGGAAAGCTGCCCAGACTACCACAAGTGCTTTCTCAAGAGTTACTAGACTTGCTAAAA gttATGATTAATCCTGATCCTGAGAAAAGGCCTTCGGCTGTGGCACTCGTGAAGCATTCGGTGCTTCTCTCCGCCGCAAAAAAGAGCGCGGAGCAGCTCCGGATAGAGCTGAACGCTGAAAAATTCAAGAACTCCCTCTTGCAAAA AGAGCTGAAGAAGGCGCAGCTGGCGAAGGCGGCGGCCGAGGAGCGCGCGCTGTTCACGGACAGGATGACCACGCGGTCCACGACGCAGAACCGCCCGTCGCGGCTCATCGGGAAGAAGATGAACCGCTCCCTGAGCCTCACCATCTACTGA